In a genomic window of Phalacrocorax aristotelis chromosome 8, bGulAri2.1, whole genome shotgun sequence:
- the MATCAP1 gene encoding microtubule-associated tyrosine carboxypeptidase 1, whose amino-acid sequence MVLDPGAAAAGKLGASAAPRLPHRHGPPLCPCPCPPPPPPGPAARYPRGTRRLSETGAGMRPHESAGGRGGMRAAASLPHIARGRGEEGGGRRSPCLLVALRPRNVEAERERFFRASFAYDPQFEYAEPVPAAVLDKYGAASDRFVVQAIRIIRAVLEKYGTYESFEVATGGRLLNKCQIWSVIRKYMQKEGCVGEVVVQLTDDLLSQAVMMVEDSRPTLAINLAGARQHWLEGMLRHEIGTHYIRGVNNTHQPWHSSEGRKQYSLKPANPTEEGLASLHSVLFRKQPFLWRAALLYYTIERASRLSFSALFQDLEQYVQDAGVRWEYCVRAKRGQTDTSQPGCFSKDQVYLDGILRILRHRQTIDFPLLAALGKVSYEDVNRLKKFGVLEKARIPHFMQDLERYMKQLDHIVTTNGLNEEELEQLLPN is encoded by the exons ATGGTGCTGGacccgggagcggcggcggccggcaAGCTGGGCGCCAGCGCCGCCCCACGCCTGCCCCACCGCCATGGCCCGCCGCTCTGCCCCTGCCCGtgtcccccgccgccgccaccgggaCCCGCCGCCCGCTACCCGCGGGGAACCCGGCGTCTATCGGAAACCGGCGCCGGGATGCGGCCGCACGAAAGcgcgggggggcgcggggggatGCGCGCCGCCGCCTCCCTGCCCCACATCGCGCGGGGGCGAGGGGAggagggcggcgggcggcggagcCCCTGCCTGCTCGTGGCGCTGCGGCCCCGCAACGTGGAGGCGGAACGGGAGCGGTTCTTCCGCGCCAGTTTCGCCTACGACCCGCAGTTCGAGTACGCCGAGCCGGTCCCCGCCGCCGTGTTGGATAAATACGGGGCCGCCTCCGATCGTTTCGTCGTTCAG GCGATCAGGATCATTCGTGCCGTCCTGGAGAAGTACGGGACCTATGAGAGCTTTGAAGTTGCCACGGGCGGGAGGCTGCTGAACAAGTGCCAGATCTGGTCTGTGATCCGAAAGTACATGCAGAAGGAAGGCTGCGTGGGAGAG GTGGTGGTGCAGCTCACCGATGACCTCCTGTCCCAGGCAGTGATGATGGTGGAGGACAGCCGGCCAACGCTGGCCATCAACCTGGCTGGAGCCCGGCAGCACTGGCTGGAGGGGATGCTGCGCCATGAGATAG gCACCCACTACATCCGGGGAGTGAACAACACCCAtcagccctggcacagctccGAGGGCCGCAAGCAGTACAGCCTGAAGCCTGCCAACCCCACGGAGGAAGGCTTGGCCAGTCTGCACAGTGTCCTCTTCCGCAAGCAGCCCTTCCTGTGGCGGGCAGCCCTGCTCTACTACACCATCGAGCGGGCCAGCCGCCTCTCCTTCTCCGCCCTCTTCCAGGACCTGGAGCAGTATGTCCAGGATGCCGGCGTCCGGTGGGAGTACTGTGTGCGGGCAAAGCGGGGCCAGACCGACACCTCGCAGCCAG gctgttTCAGTAAGGACCAGGTCTACCTGGATGGGATTCTCCGCATCCTGCGCCATCGGCAGACCATTGACTTCCCACTGCTGGCTGCGCTTGGAAAG GTCTCCTATGAAGATGTGAATCGGCTGAAGAAATTTGGGGTGCTGGAGAAGGCCCGCATCCCCCATTTCATGCAGGACCTGGAGCGGTACATGAAGCAGCTAGACCACATCGTCACCACCAACGGCCTGAAcgaggaggagctggagcagctgctgcccaacTGA
- the TMEM208 gene encoding transmembrane protein 208, producing MAPKGKAGTKGKRQIFEENRETLRFYLRIILGASGVYAVVNLVIFYPAASTWTWLAFIFSSVVYGTSYRSMNTMAKPSFTDDGSLADGGIDLNMEQGMAEHLKDVILLTAMVQVLSCFSLYVWYFWLLAPGRALYLLWVNILGPWFTADSLPTSQEPNEKKQRRQERRQMKRF from the exons ATGGCG CCCAAGGGGAAGGCGGGCACCAAGGGCAAGAGACAGATCTTTGAGGAGAACCGGGAGACGTTGCGTTTCTATCTCCGCATCATCCTGGGGGCCTCG GGCGTTTACGCCGTAGTGAACCTAGTGATCTTCTATCCCGCCGCCTCTACCTGGACATGG CTAGCATTCATCTTCAGCTCCGTGGTCTACGGTACCAGCTACCGGTCCATGAACACCATGGCAAAGCCGTCTTTCACAGACGATGGCAGCCTTGCCGACGGGGGAATTGACCTGAATATGGAGCAGGGGATGGCAGA gCACCTCAAGGATGTGATCCTGCTGACAGCCATGGTCCAGGTGCTGAGCTGCTTCTCACTCTACGTCTGGTACTTCTGGCTCTTG GCTCCAGGACGTGCTCTCTACCTCCTGTGGGTGAACATCCTGGGGCCCTGGTTTACAGCTGACTCTTTGCCCACCAGTCAGGAACCAAATGAGAAGAAGCAACGCCGACAAGAACGCCGCCAGATGAAGCGCTTCTAG